Genomic segment of Carassius carassius chromosome 19, fCarCar2.1, whole genome shotgun sequence:
CAGATGCAGCTAACGGTATTTTTGCTCTTTGTCTGAGTGATATCTGCTACAATATTTGGTCAGTAAATCTACATTTAGAATCAAAACTAAAAATGTCTGACACAGAAGCTGATGTATTAGTATGGAAACGGCATTTCTTTCCCTCTAAACTGAGGAAAAGCCATTGGTGTTGTTACAGgatccccccaaaaaaaatcaCCAACTGCAACAGTTCTTGACCAAAATAGTATCGTTAACAATCATTCTGCATATCTGGCCTGTTTAATCCACAAGAATGCcttgtcttctttttttaaaataacaaatctgTAGTGTGGCGTTCTGCTGCGTGTGGCAACTTATTCCACTTTGCTGTACTCCTCCATGTAACCCAGAACTTTCTTCCTCTGGCGCATCATGTGGAAGTAGAGCTGAGGGAATACTGAGGAACACAGACAAAGATGGTCATTAACAGGAACAGAGCGGTTCATTCAGCAGACAAGAATGAGCTTCTAGAGATTTCAAAGACTCTAATAACCAATGAGGTATCTGATTATTTACAGATGGAAGATTGCAACGTACGTGGGATGTAGGAGACCATGACGAGGATGAGGAAGCTGTGGTAGTCGAAGGAGAAGTTGTACTTGTTAGGCAAGGTGATGGAGTACAGCCCTGTTTTCTGAACGTATGGCAACGCAGCGTAGATGGTCAAAAGTTCTCCTGCCACTCCCATGGGGTACAGCACGGTAAAAAACGTGTACCTGTGAATATTTGAAAAACAACATATGTAGTTTTCTAGCAAAAAAGGCCAGACAATAAAGTGTGAGAAGCTTCACCTTGCCCATTTGATGAGGTAAGGCAGATGGTTGAGCAGGCTGAAGGTGTAGAAAGAGTAACGGATGATCTCTGTGACTGTCCAGGCCACCACAAAGAGGAGAACACTGTCTTCGCTTTGGACCTAAAACCAGAGAAACTGTGAGTCACACAGGGAAGAGACAGAACTGCTCATTTAGTCGAGAACCATGCAGTTATGTCTGCTACTGCTCCTTTGCAATTCACTGAAGCCACTCGACACAAAGATAGACTACTGAGAACAATGGACACGGAAGCACTTCACAAAGCATTCAGAGACTCCAACTTCACTTCTACACACATACAGGCTTGAAAGGAGGTTATTTTAGCAACATACACAGGCACAGATGGACATGTTAAATATTAGTATTACTCCCCAGTATTGGTTCAAGCAGGTTTCTCATAGGAATAACTTACAGAAGTACACACTTCAGCTCAGACGTCTGTCTCTGGGATGAACAATCAGAAATAAATAACAGTTCTCTTCACACTTAAATTCTACTAATgcagaatttttttatattgaaatattaaacaaGCTGTTGAAATCCACTAGATGGCAGTGGACAGGATTTAATGAGACAAACAGAAATGTTgtttattatatactgtacaatgcTCATAAGTAATTAGAGATATTGATTAGGTTTTTcatatccaattttttttttttttaccatagtcctgaaataaaaaaatttttaataatcataatatacCATTAATACCTGAACAAGTACCTGTTGGTCACCTGAACAAGTAAAACGttatatttttaactaaaaccaaagtaaaacaataacaaaattgctaaaataatgattaaataaaatataaattttagttTTACAGAGTGTTTCCCcacttaaacctacatgaaaactaagtgaaataaaatgatttaaagttgaagtattaaaattaaataaaactttgaaataatacaaaatataaaaatgacaacacagaataaatcattaaatgttttcaaatgataattaaactaataaaacaaattacagaaaatgtaaaatattatttacaaaaattcaaTAATACTTAATTATAAAATATGCAAAGTTAAaaatatagttcacccaaaaatgagaattttttcatgaactactcaccctcatgttgcacCAAATAGTTGTTGGTAGccatcaaagggttagttcacccaaatagcaaaattatgtcatcaacttaccctcatgttgtt
This window contains:
- the LOC132095405 gene encoding very-long-chain (3R)-3-hydroxyacyl-CoA dehydratase 2-like, which translates into the protein MSAPAMGTSKTAHTDSSNKKKKGPGTLATAYLVIYNVVMTAGWLVIAVGLVRAYLARGSYHGLYYSIEKPLKFFQTGALLEILHCAVGIVPSSVVLTGFQVMSRVFLTWAVTHSVREVQSEDSVLLFVVAWTVTEIIRYSFYTFSLLNHLPYLIKWARYTFFTVLYPMGVAGELLTIYAALPYVQKTGLYSITLPNKYNFSFDYHSFLILVMVSYIPLFPQLYFHMMRQRKKVLGYMEEYSKVE